One genomic segment of Candidatus Polarisedimenticolaceae bacterium includes these proteins:
- the cydB gene encoding cytochrome d ubiquinol oxidase subunit II: MIEIWFAIVALMLTAYVVLDGFDLGAGALHFVAGRDGEERGRILAAIGPYWDGNEVCLLVAGGTLLVAFPKALAAGLSGFYFAIFLVLWTLILRGISIEFRNHVAAPLWRSFWDVVFSAASAALAVLLGAALGNLVRGVPIDERGWFSLALFTDWTARNPVGILDWYTVATGLFALVALTTHGAAFLAWKCDGELQSRARRVATRGFPVVAVAWVLVTAATRLASPDFFAPLRSRPVAWLGGVLAMVGLTIAAVASRRARDTRAFLGSCAFLVGLMAATAALFYPDVLRSSIDPSQSLTVMSAANDRPGLAIALTWWCVGASLAVGYFVLVFRLHAKRGQLPKL; the protein is encoded by the coding sequence ATGATTGAGATCTGGTTCGCGATCGTGGCGCTCATGCTCACGGCGTACGTCGTGCTCGACGGGTTCGACCTCGGGGCGGGCGCGCTGCACTTCGTCGCGGGACGGGACGGCGAAGAGCGGGGGAGGATCCTCGCCGCGATCGGGCCGTACTGGGACGGGAACGAGGTCTGCCTCCTGGTCGCCGGGGGCACGCTCCTCGTCGCCTTCCCGAAGGCGCTCGCCGCCGGGCTCTCCGGCTTCTACTTCGCGATCTTCCTCGTGCTGTGGACGCTGATCCTGCGCGGGATCTCGATCGAGTTCCGCAACCACGTCGCGGCGCCGCTGTGGCGCTCGTTCTGGGACGTCGTCTTCTCGGCCGCCAGCGCCGCCCTCGCCGTCCTCCTCGGCGCGGCGCTCGGGAACCTCGTGCGCGGCGTGCCGATCGACGAGCGCGGCTGGTTCTCGCTCGCACTCTTCACCGATTGGACCGCGAGGAACCCCGTCGGCATCCTCGACTGGTACACGGTCGCGACCGGCCTCTTCGCGCTCGTCGCGCTCACGACGCACGGCGCCGCGTTCCTCGCGTGGAAGTGCGACGGCGAGCTGCAATCTCGCGCGCGCCGCGTCGCCACGCGCGGCTTCCCGGTGGTTGCCGTCGCGTGGGTGCTCGTCACCGCGGCGACGAGGCTCGCCTCTCCGGACTTCTTCGCGCCGCTGCGGTCACGTCCCGTCGCGTGGCTCGGCGGCGTGCTGGCGATGGTGGGATTGACGATCGCGGCCGTCGCGAGCCGTCGTGCCCGCGACACGCGTGCGTTCCTCGGGTCGTGCGCCTTCCTCGTCGGCCTCATGGCGGCGACGGCGGCGCTCTTCTACCCCGACGTCCTTCGCTCGTCGATCGACCCGTCGCAGTCGCTGACGGTGATGTCCGCCGCGAACGATCGCCCCGGCCTCGCGATCGCGCTCACCTGGTGGTGCGTCGGTGCCTCGCTCGCCGTGGGGTACTTCGTCCTCGTCTTCCGGCTTCACGCGAAGAGGGGACAGCTGCCGAAACTCTGA
- a CDS encoding cytochrome ubiquinol oxidase subunit I, translating to MSGGDALFWHRLQFAFTLVYHYLFPQLTMGLALLIAVMKTMGLRPGGDAWNDAARFWIRIFGLNFAMGVVTGIPMEFQFGTNWARFASYAGPVVGHTLAMEGLFAFFLESSFLSLLLFGEERLGRKGHYAVAIALWIGSWLSGYFIIATNSFMQHPAGHEVGSDGALHLARFGEFLLNPWAIAAYAHNMIAAVVTGSFVVAAVGAYYTLAGRHQGAAARFLRVGVVSGLVASLLVAFPTGDRQAKLVARYQPVALAAMEGRFESGPRAGIAVIGQPNVPARRLDNAIHIPWALSFLAYGTFESEVQGLDAFPESSWPDNIELLYYAFHVMVGLGTIFIALMGAATLFAWRGRLVTTRPLLWALMLAFPFPYIANTAGWMTAELGRQPWVVYELLRTADASSPEVTSGTALFTLIGFCGLYLALGLLFVALVGREIAHGPHD from the coding sequence ATGAGCGGCGGCGACGCGCTCTTCTGGCACCGCCTCCAATTCGCATTCACCCTCGTCTACCACTACCTCTTCCCGCAGCTCACGATGGGCCTCGCGCTCCTCATCGCCGTCATGAAGACGATGGGCCTCCGGCCCGGGGGCGACGCCTGGAACGACGCGGCGCGGTTCTGGATCCGGATCTTCGGCCTCAACTTCGCGATGGGGGTCGTCACCGGCATCCCGATGGAGTTCCAGTTCGGGACGAACTGGGCCCGGTTCGCGTCCTACGCCGGGCCGGTCGTCGGCCACACGCTGGCGATGGAGGGGCTCTTCGCCTTCTTCCTCGAGTCGTCGTTCCTGAGCCTGCTCCTCTTCGGCGAGGAGCGGCTCGGTCGGAAGGGCCACTACGCGGTCGCGATCGCGCTGTGGATCGGGAGCTGGCTCTCGGGTTACTTCATCATCGCGACGAACAGCTTCATGCAGCACCCCGCCGGCCACGAGGTCGGCTCCGACGGCGCGCTCCACCTCGCGCGCTTCGGTGAGTTCCTGCTGAACCCTTGGGCGATCGCGGCGTACGCGCACAACATGATCGCGGCGGTCGTCACCGGCTCGTTCGTCGTCGCCGCGGTCGGCGCGTACTACACGCTCGCCGGGCGCCACCAGGGCGCGGCCGCGCGCTTCCTGCGTGTGGGTGTCGTCTCCGGTCTCGTCGCGAGCCTCCTCGTCGCCTTCCCGACCGGCGACCGCCAGGCGAAGCTCGTCGCGCGTTATCAGCCGGTCGCGCTCGCCGCGATGGAGGGTCGTTTCGAGAGCGGCCCCCGCGCTGGCATCGCCGTGATCGGTCAGCCGAACGTGCCCGCGCGCCGCCTCGACAACGCGATCCACATCCCGTGGGCGCTGAGCTTCCTCGCGTACGGCACCTTCGAGAGCGAGGTCCAGGGGCTCGACGCGTTCCCGGAGTCGAGCTGGCCCGACAACATCGAGCTGCTCTACTACGCCTTCCACGTCATGGTCGGCCTCGGCACGATCTTCATCGCTCTCATGGGCGCGGCCACCCTCTTCGCCTGGCGCGGGCGCCTCGTCACCACGCGTCCGCTCCTCTGGGCGCTCATGCTCGCGTTCCCGTTCCCCTACATCGCGAACACCGCGGGCTGGATGACCGCCGAGCTGGGCCGGCAGCCGTGGGTCGTCTACGAGCTCCTCAGGACCGCCGACGCCTCGAGCCCGGAGGTGACCTCCGGCACCGCGCTCTTCACCCTCATCGGGTTCTGCGGCCTCTACCTCGCCCTCGGCCTCCTCTTCGTCGCGCTCGTGGGACGCGAGATCGCGCACGGCCCGCATGATTGA
- a CDS encoding GntR family transcriptional regulator, giving the protein MARTRHHGEDGDGTAAGTRSPSAPRLADGIREAILRGVYPSGVKLRQEELAARLGCSVIPLREALHTLASEGLVEFLPNRGARVKPISSRELREMAEVRSTLAAAAMKRASSKITPAVVAQARAIVEKMDRARDPLAQVRLYADFHEVILAPADRPYLVATIRGIILSGLRYMPVWMQAWEASGIQEAPGFGPVIDALERKDLKSAIRLLAKTWEAQEELLASFLEKRERK; this is encoded by the coding sequence GTGGCAAGGACGAGGCATCACGGCGAAGACGGCGACGGGACCGCGGCCGGAACGCGATCGCCCTCGGCGCCGCGTTTGGCGGACGGGATTCGCGAGGCGATCCTGCGCGGAGTCTACCCGTCGGGCGTGAAGCTCCGGCAGGAAGAGCTGGCCGCGCGGCTCGGCTGCAGCGTCATCCCGCTCCGGGAAGCGCTCCACACGCTCGCCTCCGAGGGCCTCGTGGAGTTCCTTCCCAATCGCGGCGCGCGCGTCAAGCCGATCTCGTCGCGCGAGCTCCGGGAGATGGCCGAGGTGCGCTCGACGCTCGCCGCCGCCGCCATGAAGCGCGCGTCGTCGAAGATCACGCCGGCGGTCGTCGCGCAGGCGCGCGCCATCGTCGAGAAGATGGACCGCGCCCGCGATCCCCTCGCCCAGGTCCGCCTCTACGCGGATTTCCACGAGGTGATCCTCGCGCCGGCCGACCGGCCCTACCTCGTGGCGACGATCCGCGGGATCATCCTCTCGGGGCTTCGTTACATGCCGGTGTGGATGCAGGCGTGGGAGGCGTCTGGCATCCAAGAGGCGCCAGGCTTCGGCCCCGTCATCGACGCGCTCGAGAGGAAGGACCTGAAGAGCGCGATCCGCCTCCTCGCGAAAACGTGGGAAGCGCAGGAAGAGCTGCTGGCCTCGTTCCTCGAAAAGCGCGAACGGAAATAA